TAGGCCGAAGAAATACTTATATCAGAGAATACATTGGCTTTGTTGATAATAATCACCGGGCTTTCATTTCCATACAATTTTTCATTTTTTGAGTAAAAATCAGTGAGTGCCTGAATTGCCAGACTTGTTGCCTGTGTAGAACCAAACCCGTAATATCCGTTATAACCAATCAGTTTATCTACAACTTCAGCTATTTTTAACTGGTTAATCTTACCATCTTTCTGAAGGGCCATAATGTATAATGAAAGTGTTTCCGCAACAGCAGAAAAGCCTCCCGAACCGGTAAAAGTAATTTCAGGTTTTATACTTTGGGTTTCATATTGTTTATTCAGAATGGTCATCAGATTATCATATTCCTGATGCTTTCCGAGGTTGGCAGAAGCATTGGCAAGCAAAGCCAATTGATAAGAATCTTTAGTAGCCAAAGCCCTTTTCATCATTACTTTAAAAGAATCTTCAAGTTCATTCTTGAAGCCTAGTTTAGACAAAGCATAAATAATGTACATATTTCTGGACCAGGAATGCTCAGAATAGGTGTTTTTCGATTCATATTCTTTTCTTACCTCAAATAATCCGTTTGCATTTTTCTTTGACAAAATAAATGCGGAAAGTCCCTCTATCAGTTTAGGATCTGTGATTACATGCTTTTTTAAATCTGTAAACACCAATAATGCGAATGCAGAAAGTGTTATATCTGATGCTGTGCTATTAAAATACCCGAAACCTCCGTCCTTGTTTTTGTAACTCAACATTTTCTGAAATCCTTTTTTCATATTCTTAATCACCAGATTCTCGGTATTAGTATCTATTTTTTTTATTGATTTTAAATAATCCAAAATGAAAATATTAGGATAAACCGTTGAAGAAAGCTGCTCAAAACATCCGTAAGGTTCTCTTTTCAATCTTTCGAGATCTTCAAACATCTGTAAGGCTCTATTCTGATATATATAATAAGACGAATGGAGACTTCCGTTGATATACTCTGGAATATTGATTTTCAGATCTTCAGTTTTATTATTGATAATAGAATAGTGATGAGGAAAACCTTTCTCTTCTACTTTAAACGGAAGTATCATCGTTTCTCTGAAATCACCTGATCTCACCGTAAACTGAATATTAGAATTCACGACCTCATCCGTCTGTATTCTGACAAATAATCTTCCTGATTCCAGGGGTTTCAAGGTAATAAGACTGTCTGCTTCTATCAGTTTTACATCATTCGGAACAATCACATTCATCTTCATTATTTTAGTTTCCGGAGAATTATTTTTAATGACAACAGGAATCGTCATCTGATCTGTTCTTGTCAGATACTGTGGGATTTTAGCATCCAATGAGATGAGGCTCTGCGCTGAATAAGTAGTTTCGTCTTTACCCAACAGTCCTGATGCGGAGACCCCTTCTGTCATGATCCTGAATGTGGAAGTGGCATCGGAGTTATAAAATTCAACTTTTGCCTTTCCATTCTTGTCGGTTTCTACTACAGGATTCCAATAAAGTGATTCTCTGTAATCAAAGCGATAGGAAGTATTGGTTGTTTTATATTCGGGGTAAGCAAATTTCCTTGCTGCAGAATATAATATAAGACGAGCATAAGGAATTTCTTGTACTGCAAAATAGGATTTCGGAGTGATATCAAACTGGATTTGTGAGGTACTATTCCTAAAAGAATTCACAATCACTACTCCATTCACGGCTCTGCTTCCGTAAACGGCCGTAGCAGCAGCATCTTTAAGAACTGTAATACTGCTGATGTCATTTGGATTTATGATGGTATTAAAATTTTCTACCGGAATTCCGTCAACAATAAATAGTGGGGTTTTATTGGCCACTGAACCTTCACCTCTGATTCTTATCTGTGCATTAGCACCTGCCTGCCCAGCAGGTGTTATTATCAATCCTGCTACTTTTCCGCTTAATAATGAGGCTACGTTTGGGTTCTGAATTTCTGAAGGAGACGTTATAGTGACGGATGCTGTTGCATTTTTATCTTTACTCACCATAGAATATCCCGTAACAACTACTTCTTCAATACGTTGATTTTTTATTGTGTCATATCTTCCTTTGTTGAGCTGATTCAGCTGCTGGATATTGTGTCTGTTTTCTGTCTTTGATTCTTCTTTTAGCTCAGCTTCCTTTATGATCTCCTCTACATTTATATTTGTAAGCTTTTGTTTTATTAAAGGGTTAATGTCCAAATTATAGGATAAAAACCTTACCGTCACTTTATTTTTAGGTTGGAAAGATTTAGCAATGATCTTATACGAACTGTTTCCATCTAAATCTGAAAAATAAAACTTCCCATTTTCTGCAGTTACCTGTTTAAGAATCCTGCTACCAGAAACATCTACAAGAAAAACATCTGATGCCACAGGTTTTTTATTTTCATCCTCTACTATTCCATAGACGGTATTCTTTTTTTCGGGAAGATATTGGTACTTGTTTGTTTTAATGACTTCGCGAGTAAGTTCAAAGTACCTGTATCCATTTGTCAGCATAACAAGATCCAGACTTTTCTCGGCTTTGTCTTCTTTAGAGTCAAAATAGAACTGTGGTTTTTCAATTTTTCCTTTCAATTCGGAATCTATGAGAAACCATGAAACGATATTATTTTGCTTATCATCAGCATAGGTCCATAGTTTATCATCCACTACACTGAGTCCAAGATTAGCAGTAACGGGCTTGTTATTTTCATCAGT
This genomic window from Chryseobacterium sp. MEBOG06 contains:
- a CDS encoding TonB-dependent receptor plug domain-containing protein, whose translation is MNLNLKSYIILLNVLLSTVVFKAQQSFRDFEKEKTYIQTNHVFYKPGEGMYFKIYVIKGENNLPAEDSRIVNLEIIEPNGSILKKLKYEITNGYAQGYFYFDEDMKGGIYKFRAYTNWMQNEDGKNAFEKEINLQKIVSPRILMKLDFPKKGYGPGDEVSANFSMRSLSNLPIPFYEAEYTVMHNGEMVSEGKFTTDKEGKKLLKFKLPESLKSSDALLNIKVNFDGFTESVFRNIPVVLNNLDVKLMPEGGTFINGIEQNIAFKILDEFEKPVDAVLGIYNQDNEKIKEVPAYNFGMGNFLFTPKKGENYYAKVIKPENIAGTYLLPSAQDDGVILNIKKENKNLILTIVSTQEKSIVLKGRFRGKEVFGKVLLLKKGTSQFNLPEKDFPVGICSFTVLENDAPVAERIVFTNKSTQLKIKVKPVKQYYLPREKVELDIETTDENNKPVTANLGLSVVDDKLWTYADDKQNNIVSWFLIDSELKGKIEKPQFYFDSKEDKAEKSLDLVMLTNGYRYFELTREVIKTNKYQYLPEKKNTVYGIVEDENKKPVASDVFLVDVSGSRILKQVTAENGKFYFSDLDGNSSYKIIAKSFQPKNKVTVRFLSYNLDINPLIKQKLTNINVEEIIKEAELKEESKTENRHNIQQLNQLNKGRYDTIKNQRIEEVVVTGYSMVSKDKNATASVTITSPSEIQNPNVASLLSGKVAGLIITPAGQAGANAQIRIRGEGSVANKTPLFIVDGIPVENFNTIINPNDISSITVLKDAAATAVYGSRAVNGVVIVNSFRNSTSQIQFDITPKSYFAVQEIPYARLILYSAARKFAYPEYKTTNTSYRFDYRESLYWNPVVETDKNGKAKVEFYNSDATSTFRIMTEGVSASGLLGKDETTYSAQSLISLDAKIPQYLTRTDQMTIPVVIKNNSPETKIMKMNVIVPNDVKLIEADSLITLKPLESGRLFVRIQTDEVVNSNIQFTVRSGDFRETMILPFKVEEKGFPHHYSIINNKTEDLKINIPEYINGSLHSSYYIYQNRALQMFEDLERLKREPYGCFEQLSSTVYPNIFILDYLKSIKKIDTNTENLVIKNMKKGFQKMLSYKNKDGGFGYFNSTASDITLSAFALLVFTDLKKHVITDPKLIEGLSAFILSKKNANGLFEVRKEYESKNTYSEHSWSRNMYIIYALSKLGFKNELEDSFKVMMKRALATKDSYQLALLANASANLGKHQEYDNLMTILNKQYETQSIKPEITFTGSGGFSAVAETLSLYIMALQKDGKINQLKIAEVVDKLIGYNGYYGFGSTQATSLAIQALTDFYSKNEKLYGNESPVIIINKANVFSDISISSAYKSGENEIGVHYPSQKGLPYKLEYQYYTLQAPESKVIPLTLETKLKSKLARVGETNRMTITITNKINGQLPMTIAKIGIPAGLTLQNAFLKDLIDKKQISYYEIFDNYLVLYWEHMDAEEAKTINLDLKVEFSGTYTGKSSNAYLYYMPEEKYWNQGISVSIEP